A genomic stretch from Candidatus Nitrotoga arctica includes:
- a CDS encoding aconitate hydratase, which yields MSHNLFNTRQTFTLANGKTGTLYSLKALETAGLGKISRLPVSIRIVLEAVLRNYDGKKISEAHIRQLANWQQNSPRTEEIPFVVARIVLQDFTGIPLLVDLATMRDAAAKMGRNPMIIEPLVPVDLVVDHSVQVDYYNSPDALRLNMELEFERNNERYKFMKWGMQAFDTFKVVPPGIGIVHQVNLEYLARGVLQKDGVYYPDTLVGTDSHTTMINGIGVVGWGVGGIEAEAGMLGQPVYFLTPDVVGVHLTGKLREGITATDLVLTVTELLRKHKVVGKFVEFFGAGTAALTLPDRATLANMAPEYGATMGFFPVDDVTLDYLRNTGRNDEEVDAFQAYFKAQGLYGIPEAGAIDYSSVIELDLNSIQPSLAGPKRPQDRVPLSEMKENFNTLFSKSVAENGFNQPAENLGKRYLTDLADLSGNVCIPIAGGGLQDQETAPAGTGTQSKHNTSTVTEIEMMDNRPTPSVRCETSGQMMPAVQLRHGDVLIAAITSCTNTSNPGVMLAAGLLAKKAVEAGLRVQPHIKTSLAPGSRVVTDYLTHSGLLPYLEQLGFRLVGYGCTTCIGNSGPLSAQIEDAILVHDLIAAAVLSGNRNFEARVHANIKANFLASPPLVVAFALAGRVNINLESEPLGTGRNGQSVYLKDIWPSSAEIHAAMKFAADPMVYRRLYSDLTRDLPLWNAISAPTGNQYHWDDSTYIARPPFFDDFSMTVGSVSDILNAKPLGIFGDSVTTDHISPAGSFKSSTPAGKYLQSKGVAIKDFNSYGARRGNHEVMIRGTFANVRIKNLMLPPNADGSRVEGGYTLYNGEQIAIYDAAMKYIAEGTPTVIFAGEEYGTGSSRDWAAKGTQLLGVKAVVAKSFERIHRSNLVGMGVLPLQFKGNDSVASLKLTGEETFNLTGIANFIKPQQDVMLTIKRRDGSTQQVALLLRIDTPVEVDYYRHGGILPYVLRELVTQ from the coding sequence ATGTCGCATAATCTGTTCAACACTCGTCAAACATTCACCCTTGCCAACGGCAAGACTGGCACGCTATATTCCTTGAAAGCACTCGAAACAGCAGGGCTGGGCAAAATTTCACGCTTGCCAGTTTCCATTCGCATTGTGCTGGAAGCGGTGCTGCGCAATTACGATGGCAAGAAGATCAGCGAAGCGCACATCCGCCAGCTGGCGAACTGGCAGCAGAATTCACCGCGCACCGAAGAAATTCCGTTCGTAGTGGCACGTATTGTGTTGCAAGATTTTACCGGCATCCCGCTGCTAGTTGACCTCGCCACCATGCGCGATGCCGCTGCGAAGATGGGCAGGAATCCGATGATCATTGAACCGCTGGTACCAGTGGATCTGGTGGTGGATCATTCGGTGCAGGTGGATTATTACAATAGTCCGGATGCACTGCGACTCAACATGGAACTGGAGTTTGAACGCAATAATGAGCGCTACAAATTCATGAAATGGGGCATGCAGGCATTTGATACGTTCAAGGTGGTGCCGCCCGGCATCGGCATCGTGCATCAAGTGAATCTGGAATATCTGGCGCGCGGCGTACTGCAAAAAGACGGCGTTTATTATCCCGATACGCTGGTAGGTACCGACAGCCACACCACTATGATTAATGGTATCGGCGTGGTCGGATGGGGGGTGGGCGGCATCGAAGCGGAAGCGGGCATGCTCGGCCAGCCGGTATATTTCCTTACGCCGGATGTGGTGGGCGTTCATCTCACGGGCAAGCTGCGCGAAGGAATCACCGCGACCGACCTGGTATTGACCGTCACCGAACTACTGCGCAAGCATAAAGTAGTAGGGAAGTTTGTGGAATTTTTCGGTGCAGGCACCGCTGCGCTTACCCTGCCGGATCGCGCCACCCTCGCCAACATGGCGCCGGAATATGGCGCAACAATGGGTTTCTTTCCGGTGGACGACGTCACATTAGACTACCTGCGTAATACTGGACGGAACGATGAAGAAGTGGATGCCTTCCAGGCCTACTTCAAAGCGCAAGGGCTGTATGGCATACCTGAGGCAGGCGCAATCGATTACAGCAGCGTAATAGAGCTGGATTTGAACAGTATCCAGCCTTCTCTGGCCGGGCCAAAACGCCCGCAGGACCGCGTACCGCTCTCCGAGATGAAGGAGAATTTTAATACCTTGTTCAGCAAGTCAGTGGCAGAGAACGGTTTCAACCAACCCGCTGAAAATTTGGGAAAACGTTATCTTACTGACTTGGCTGACCTTAGCGGAAACGTGTGTATACCCATCGCCGGTGGTGGCCTGCAGGATCAGGAAACCGCACCGGCTGGCACCGGCACACAAAGCAAGCATAACACCAGCACCGTGACTGAAATCGAGATGATGGACAACCGCCCGACACCCAGCGTGCGCTGCGAAACAAGCGGTCAAATGATGCCGGCAGTACAGCTCCGCCATGGCGACGTATTGATAGCTGCCATCACTTCCTGTACCAACACCTCCAACCCCGGTGTGATGCTGGCGGCAGGTTTGCTCGCGAAAAAAGCAGTAGAAGCAGGCCTGCGCGTGCAACCGCATATCAAAACATCGCTAGCCCCCGGCTCGCGCGTAGTGACGGATTACTTGACCCATTCTGGTCTGCTGCCCTATCTGGAACAACTCGGTTTCCGCCTGGTAGGCTATGGTTGCACCACTTGTATCGGCAACTCCGGCCCGCTGAGCGCACAAATCGAAGATGCCATACTCGTCCACGATCTGATCGCCGCAGCAGTATTATCCGGCAACCGCAACTTTGAAGCACGCGTCCATGCCAACATCAAGGCCAACTTCCTCGCCAGCCCCCCGCTGGTAGTTGCGTTCGCGCTGGCTGGCAGAGTAAATATCAATCTGGAAAGTGAACCCCTTGGCACCGGCCGTAACGGTCAATCAGTCTATCTGAAAGATATCTGGCCGAGCAGTGCGGAAATCCATGCAGCAATGAAATTTGCCGCTGACCCAATGGTATATCGCAGGCTATATAGTGACCTTACTCGCGACCTGCCGCTATGGAACGCCATTTCAGCCCCCACCGGCAACCAGTACCATTGGGACGATTCCACCTACATCGCGCGTCCGCCGTTCTTCGACGATTTTTCCATGACCGTCGGTAGCGTTTCCGACATCCTCAATGCCAAGCCGCTGGGCATTTTCGGTGACTCAGTTACCACCGATCACATCAGTCCGGCTGGCAGTTTTAAATCTTCCACCCCTGCTGGCAAATACCTGCAAAGCAAAGGCGTGGCTATCAAGGATTTCAACAGCTACGGCGCACGCCGCGGCAATCATGAGGTCATGATACGCGGTACTTTCGCCAACGTGCGCATCAAGAATCTGATGCTGCCTCCCAATGCCGACGGCAGTCGCGTTGAAGGCGGCTACACACTTTACAACGGCGAACAGATTGCGATCTACGACGCAGCGATGAAATACATCGCTGAAGGCACACCAACTGTTATTTTCGCCGGAGAAGAATACGGCACTGGCTCATCTCGAGATTGGGCGGCGAAAGGCACGCAATTGCTGGGCGTAAAAGCGGTAGTAGCGAAGAGCTTCGAGCGCATTCATCGCAGTAATCTGGTGGGGATGGGCGTGCTGCCTTTACAGTTCAAGGGCAACGACAGCGTGGCTTCGCTCAAACTAACCGGCGAAGAAACATTCAATCTCACCGGCATCGCAAATTTCATTAAGC
- a CDS encoding TIGR03862 family flavoprotein, with translation MKNKLNAWSVAVIGGGPAGLMAAEVLIRGGVRVDLYDAMPSVGRKFLMAGKGGMNITHSEPMEPFLSRYGARRVQVKPLLDSFGPEALREWVHDLGIATFVGTSGRVFPTDMKAAPLLRAWLHRLRDAGVHFHMRHRWYGWNENGALRFATPQGEHTANADAVVLALGGGSWARLGSDGAWVPLLEQRGIPVVPLRPANCGFDVSWSEYLSSRFAGHPIKAVTVTFIDAAGGIHRQQGDLMVTATGIEGGLIYALSALLRDAIAATGAAVIYLDLTPGKDLPRVIAEIAHPRGSRSMASHLQSRANIKGVKTGLLRELAPPSDFANPERLAAAIKSLPLRLIAPRPLDEAISSAGGVAFEALDECLMVRAMPGVFCAGEMLDWEAPTGGYLLTACFASGRTAGLGALAHLEYRNV, from the coding sequence ATGAAGAATAAGCTAAACGCCTGGTCGGTTGCCGTCATCGGCGGCGGACCTGCCGGACTGATGGCTGCAGAGGTATTGATTCGGGGTGGCGTGCGGGTCGATCTTTACGATGCCATGCCATCCGTGGGGCGGAAGTTTCTGATGGCTGGCAAAGGTGGCATGAATATCACGCATTCCGAGCCAATGGAACCATTCCTCTCACGCTACGGTGCACGCCGCGTCCAAGTCAAGCCGCTGCTTGACTCCTTCGGGCCGGAGGCTCTGCGAGAGTGGGTGCACGACCTTGGCATAGCGACATTCGTCGGCACGTCCGGGCGCGTATTTCCGACTGACATGAAAGCAGCGCCGCTCTTGCGCGCCTGGCTGCACCGCTTACGTGATGCAGGCGTGCATTTTCATATGCGCCATCGCTGGTATGGGTGGAATGAAAATGGTGCGCTTCGTTTTGCCACACCACAGGGCGAGCACACCGCGAATGCCGATGCAGTGGTGCTGGCACTGGGTGGCGGCAGTTGGGCACGACTCGGTTCCGATGGCGCATGGGTGCCGCTGCTCGAACAGCGCGGTATTCCCGTTGTGCCATTACGGCCCGCAAACTGCGGGTTCGATGTCAGCTGGAGCGAGTACCTTAGCTCCCGTTTCGCTGGGCATCCAATAAAAGCGGTGACTGTGACCTTTATCGATGCAGCGGGAGGGATCCACCGTCAACAGGGTGACCTCATGGTGACGGCGACCGGGATTGAAGGCGGACTTATCTACGCGTTGTCTGCACTCCTGCGCGATGCGATTGCAGCGACAGGCGCGGCGGTCATTTACCTCGATCTGACGCCCGGAAAAGATTTGCCGCGCGTCATCGCCGAGATAGCGCATCCGCGCGGTTCTCGCTCGATGGCCAGCCATTTGCAGAGCCGAGCAAACATCAAGGGGGTAAAAACTGGCCTGCTGCGCGAACTGGCGCCGCCCTCAGACTTCGCGAACCCCGAGCGCCTTGCGGCTGCGATTAAATCATTGCCGTTACGACTCATCGCACCTCGTCCACTGGATGAAGCCATCAGCAGCGCGGGGGGCGTCGCCTTCGAGGCGCTGGATGAATGCTTGATGGTGCGCGCCATGCCCGGCGTATTCTGTGCGGGCGAAATGCTGGACTGGGAAGCGCCCACCGGCGGCTATCTTCTCACCGCCTGTTTTGCAAGCGGACGTACTGCGGGCTTGGGAGCGCTGGCCCATCTCGAATATAGAAACGTTTAG
- a CDS encoding tautomerase family protein, with amino-acid sequence MPYVNIRIAGSLSREQKAKIAAEITDTLERIAYKPKSYTHITFDELPDENWAIAGQLLDEE; translated from the coding sequence ATGCCGTACGTCAACATTCGCATCGCCGGTTCCCTCAGTCGCGAGCAGAAAGCCAAGATCGCAGCAGAGATCACCGATACCCTCGAACGCATCGCGTACAAACCGAAGTCCTATACCCACATTACCTTCGACGAACTGCCGGACGAGAACTGGGCGATTGCAGGACAGTTGCTGGATGAAGAATAA
- a CDS encoding type IV pilin protein, whose protein sequence is MRVHKIERHADMVTPARPALRAMLKRQPGFTLIELMVTVAIIGILAAIAYPSYTQYVFRANRAEARAILLENVQFLERNYTTANRYNQTSTGAIIVLPYPASPKAGIAKYIITPTSSTVAGQDFTLSAVPTGVMANDTCGTYTLTDAGIQGNSLGTIAECWRK, encoded by the coding sequence ATGCGAGTACATAAGATTGAGAGACACGCCGATATGGTTACACCCGCACGGCCCGCGTTGCGGGCAATGCTTAAACGCCAGCCTGGGTTTACGCTGATTGAACTGATGGTCACGGTGGCGATCATCGGCATTCTCGCTGCGATTGCTTATCCCAGTTACACACAGTATGTGTTCCGTGCAAACCGGGCGGAGGCGCGCGCTATATTACTGGAGAACGTTCAGTTTCTTGAACGGAATTACACTACAGCTAACCGCTATAACCAAACCAGCACGGGAGCTATTATCGTTTTGCCATACCCAGCTTCACCAAAAGCCGGAATTGCAAAATACATCATCACCCCAACGTCTAGTACAGTGGCAGGCCAGGATTTTACGCTAAGTGCGGTACCTACTGGAGTCATGGCTAATGATACGTGCGGCACCTATACGCTGACTGATGCCGGGATACAGGGAAATAGCTTAGGCACGATAGCCGAGTGTTGGAGGAAATAG
- a CDS encoding pilus assembly protein, which produces MKAFKRKLLTLTLLVTFSVGYYGVASGALLISQTPLFVLSATKANVLLIFSNSNAMDEDPTGLAVGSNNPTSKSEIARIAARTLVANYTGRINMGLMAYQQSSVVHQWLNQSPYDASFDPATYDPAWTGARDSVTHKKFKIPNSSSPNVAGACTASGGGKVDCVYYNVNLPYYSPTPGGNSFCYSVPVGGTTPTFVGDHTSYACYSTKTGISNAAPGVTGAGYDALAYQFSANFGPTESDFAQNIDDFGQILTSSDQGPTWFANGSPGLGYLHVPIVSLDTVQAGKLNVKLATSVVPTLVGGVWNDNPTAISGGNTPTNPNAPLINSGLSPITGTFRTAKDYYNGATTNFNAAQGGAQAAPIAACGHDFAVLLTNGLPSQTASGGAVTYGVGQPFSASEVVNAVTAVTNLNSGARPVETYVIGFALPEFTNNYFVSNPPNPLNQMAVAGGTTSAFFANDLISLNSTFSTIFSDILAKTGSAAAVATNTANLQIDNYIFQAKFQTADWSGQLVSLRLNTGSGSVVLTEKWDAAPKLDAMVPASRVILTKGAADGVSFEWANLTFGTPTSQQTLLNTNNLNVNDGLGSARLDYLRGEATNEGTSPGQFRARNASTVNGSILGDIVNSGPLYVGAPKAGYSDVDNPGYAAFRVRYLSRKPVVYVGANDGMLHGFDAQLDSSGNPVSTGGNEVIAYVPSQMFGSLSQLTAQNYNQNHRYMVDGTPMSADVYLPSLTGSSVDKWRTVLIGNMNSGGKGYFALDITNPNLTSMSAPTFSAGNAADLLLWEFTDADDTDMGYAYNLPPQDSGNSQAKQIVKLQNGNWAAVVGNGYNSTSGKAALYLLNIEKGIDGSWVTLGDYFKVVADGGPNNGLSTPVPYDSDGDGMVDVAYAGDLLGNMWRFDISTPSTPVASLLFSSGTTKPITTPPGVFSHPSGGNMVLFGTGKYLELTDNATTATQTIYGVRDSGSGTVLASALEVRTMLDPLGKRTISGTLIDWTTKKGWLLDLPASGERLTGVPKLESDKFFFNTLIPSTVPCASGGTGWLMAVDSLTGAQPGLLVFDGNKDGVFNSTDAGIGGMKIGAAIGGTTFIKGAVGSSVGIGIASLTNGMLSTPLINFGSLSGGRVNWREILQ; this is translated from the coding sequence ATGAAGGCTTTCAAACGAAAACTATTGACGCTGACGCTGTTGGTCACTTTTTCGGTGGGGTATTACGGGGTGGCAAGTGGCGCATTACTCATAAGCCAGACCCCTCTGTTTGTCCTTTCCGCGACAAAAGCCAATGTGCTGCTGATTTTCAGTAACTCTAACGCCATGGATGAAGACCCCACAGGCTTGGCTGTGGGTAGCAACAACCCAACCAGTAAATCAGAGATCGCCCGTATCGCAGCCCGGACGCTGGTGGCGAATTACACCGGCCGGATCAATATGGGTTTGATGGCATACCAGCAAAGTAGTGTGGTGCATCAGTGGCTGAATCAAAGCCCTTACGATGCCAGCTTTGATCCCGCCACTTATGATCCGGCCTGGACGGGTGCAAGAGATAGCGTAACCCATAAGAAATTTAAAATTCCTAACTCCAGCAGTCCTAATGTGGCCGGGGCATGTACGGCGAGCGGCGGTGGTAAGGTTGATTGCGTATATTACAACGTAAATTTACCTTATTACTCGCCAACGCCGGGGGGTAACAGTTTTTGTTATTCAGTTCCGGTAGGGGGAACCACGCCCACCTTTGTGGGTGACCATACCAGCTACGCTTGCTACAGTACCAAGACAGGTATTTCGAATGCTGCACCAGGTGTGACCGGTGCAGGATATGATGCGTTAGCGTATCAATTCAGTGCAAATTTTGGTCCGACAGAGAGTGATTTTGCACAGAACATTGACGACTTTGGCCAAATACTAACCTCTTCTGATCAAGGGCCGACTTGGTTTGCCAATGGTAGCCCCGGTTTGGGCTATTTGCATGTGCCGATCGTAAGCCTGGATACGGTTCAAGCAGGTAAGCTTAACGTGAAGCTGGCAACAAGTGTTGTGCCCACTCTTGTCGGAGGTGTTTGGAACGACAACCCTACCGCCATATCAGGGGGAAATACACCTACGAATCCTAACGCGCCCCTGATAAATTCGGGTTTGTCTCCCATTACCGGAACATTCAGGACAGCCAAGGATTACTATAATGGCGCCACCACGAACTTTAATGCGGCTCAAGGCGGGGCGCAGGCGGCACCGATAGCTGCGTGTGGTCACGATTTCGCCGTATTATTGACCAATGGATTACCTAGCCAAACTGCGTCCGGCGGAGCCGTTACATATGGCGTCGGGCAGCCATTTTCGGCGAGTGAGGTGGTAAACGCAGTTACCGCAGTGACTAATTTGAACAGTGGTGCGCGTCCAGTCGAAACATACGTCATCGGTTTTGCCTTGCCGGAATTTACCAATAATTATTTCGTCAGCAATCCGCCCAATCCGCTCAATCAAATGGCGGTCGCGGGCGGCACGACCTCTGCTTTTTTTGCGAACGACCTTATTTCGCTGAATTCCACATTTAGCACAATCTTCAGCGACATACTTGCGAAAACCGGATCCGCAGCTGCCGTTGCCACCAACACGGCAAATCTTCAGATCGACAATTATATATTCCAGGCTAAATTTCAAACGGCAGACTGGAGCGGGCAACTGGTTTCGCTCCGCCTCAACACCGGCAGTGGCTCGGTGGTTCTGACGGAGAAATGGGATGCCGCCCCCAAGCTTGATGCTATGGTACCCGCTAGCCGGGTCATCTTGACCAAGGGGGCGGCTGACGGAGTGAGTTTCGAATGGGCAAACCTGACGTTTGGTACACCCACTAGCCAGCAAACCTTGCTCAACACTAACAATCTGAATGTCAACGATGGACTGGGTTCCGCTCGCCTGGATTACCTGCGTGGTGAGGCAACCAACGAAGGTACTTCGCCGGGACAGTTCCGTGCTCGCAACGCGTCAACGGTGAATGGCAGCATCCTTGGCGATATCGTCAACTCCGGCCCGCTTTATGTAGGTGCACCCAAAGCCGGTTATTCGGATGTCGATAACCCTGGCTATGCTGCTTTTCGCGTGAGGTATTTGAGTCGTAAACCGGTGGTATACGTAGGGGCAAACGATGGCATGTTGCATGGCTTCGATGCGCAGCTTGATAGCAGCGGAAACCCGGTTTCCACCGGGGGAAATGAGGTGATCGCCTATGTACCATCGCAAATGTTTGGCTCCCTGAGCCAGCTCACTGCTCAAAACTATAACCAGAACCATCGCTACATGGTAGATGGCACACCCATGTCAGCCGATGTGTATTTGCCATCACTGACAGGCAGTAGCGTAGACAAGTGGCGCACCGTGTTGATCGGCAATATGAACAGCGGCGGCAAGGGTTATTTTGCGCTCGATATCACCAACCCCAATCTGACCAGCATGTCTGCGCCCACCTTCAGCGCTGGCAATGCGGCTGATTTGTTGTTATGGGAATTCACTGATGCCGATGACACGGATATGGGGTACGCGTATAACCTGCCCCCACAGGATTCGGGTAATAGTCAGGCCAAGCAGATCGTCAAGCTGCAAAACGGCAATTGGGCAGCAGTCGTCGGCAATGGTTACAACAGCACGAGTGGCAAGGCGGCGTTGTATCTGCTGAACATTGAAAAGGGGATAGATGGCAGTTGGGTTACCTTGGGCGATTACTTTAAAGTGGTGGCGGATGGTGGACCTAACAACGGTTTGTCGACACCCGTACCTTACGATAGTGATGGCGATGGCATGGTAGATGTTGCCTACGCGGGCGATCTACTGGGTAATATGTGGCGGTTCGATATCAGCACCCCCTCCACCCCCGTCGCCTCACTCTTGTTCAGTAGCGGGACAACCAAGCCGATTACGACTCCCCCCGGAGTGTTCTCTCATCCATCGGGCGGTAACATGGTGTTATTTGGAACGGGCAAATATCTGGAACTGACAGACAACGCGACCACCGCCACGCAAACGATATATGGTGTACGCGACAGTGGTTCGGGTACGGTGCTGGCGAGCGCGTTGGAAGTGCGTACCATGCTTGATCCACTTGGGAAGCGTACGATATCAGGCACGTTGATTGATTGGACAACAAAGAAGGGTTGGCTCCTCGACCTTCCTGCTTCAGGGGAGCGTCTGACCGGCGTCCCCAAACTGGAGAGCGATAAGTTTTTCTTTAATACCTTGATTCCTTCCACGGTACCATGCGCTTCTGGGGGGACGGGTTGGTTGATGGCTGTGGATAGTCTGACCGGAGCTCAGCCTGGTTTGCTGGTATTTGACGGTAATAAGGATGGTGTTTTTAATAGTACAGATGCGGGCATCGGTGGAATGAAGATCGGCGCCGCCATCGGAGGTACGACGTTTATCAAAGGAGCAGTAGGTAGTTCGGTCGGGATTGGTATTGCCTCGCTGACCAACGGCATGCTAAGTACGCCATTGATTAATTTCGGTTCCTTGTCTGGTGGTCGCGTTAACTGGCGGGAAATTTTGCAATAA
- a CDS encoding pilus assembly PilX family protein, producing the protein MINQRCNTRPVNRQHGVALITGLIFLVVLTLISVTAARMSSLEERMSGNMRDRSLAMQAAEMALRDAERDIRGGAGTTRVPAISGLTNFDSACTAGLCYNGPAGNANGTNWITTPVWSVVSMTAAPSVAYGTYTGATGIAGLSAQPRYIIEGIEKNGSGTTVYYYRITVRAQGANANTVVWLQEVYRP; encoded by the coding sequence ATGATAAATCAACGCTGCAATACTCGACCAGTTAATCGTCAGCATGGTGTCGCCTTGATTACCGGGCTGATTTTCCTGGTGGTGTTGACTTTGATTTCCGTCACGGCAGCGCGCATGTCCAGCCTTGAAGAACGCATGTCGGGCAATATGCGGGATCGATCCCTAGCCATGCAGGCAGCCGAAATGGCGTTGCGTGATGCCGAGCGTGATATTCGCGGGGGTGCAGGCACCACTCGAGTACCGGCTATTTCCGGGCTGACCAACTTCGACTCAGCCTGTACTGCTGGCCTGTGTTACAACGGACCCGCAGGGAATGCTAATGGAACAAATTGGATTACCACTCCAGTCTGGAGCGTGGTCAGTATGACGGCTGCGCCCAGCGTTGCATATGGCACCTATACGGGCGCGACAGGTATTGCCGGACTTTCGGCGCAGCCCCGTTACATCATCGAAGGCATCGAGAAAAACGGATCAGGTACAACTGTTTATTACTACCGCATCACCGTGCGCGCGCAAGGCGCGAACGCCAATACGGTGGTGTGGTTGCAGGAAGTTTACAGGCCATAG
- a CDS encoding PilW family protein — MPRHQEGFSLVELMIAITLGLIVLLAVGSIFIGSRQTYRVQEDNARLQEAGRYALEVIGRSIRQAGANAEMNFNKTATALQCNVPGVCDAIGGVNGATTDALTVQFYAGSEEFISPSWIARDCISGIATVGQVVTNTFSITGTDLRCTVSGGGVQPLVENVEDLQVVYGIDDTDVSGSPNYRSADLYVSAPTVAQLPSVVTARVCVQIRSANNGLTTSPQRYLNCAGALGVDTSATGFTTASAGDLRLHRSFVATYNLRNRVAAAP, encoded by the coding sequence ATGCCTAGGCATCAGGAAGGTTTTTCGCTAGTGGAACTCATGATTGCGATTACGCTGGGTCTGATTGTGCTGCTGGCCGTTGGTTCGATTTTCATCGGCAGTCGGCAGACCTACCGGGTTCAGGAAGATAACGCCCGCCTTCAGGAAGCAGGTAGATATGCGCTGGAAGTGATTGGCCGCAGCATCCGGCAGGCAGGCGCGAATGCGGAAATGAATTTCAACAAAACGGCAACCGCGTTGCAATGTAATGTACCGGGTGTATGTGACGCTATTGGGGGAGTTAATGGTGCCACCACTGATGCGCTAACTGTGCAATTTTATGCGGGGAGTGAAGAATTTATTTCCCCTAGTTGGATAGCCCGTGATTGTATTAGTGGTATAGCTACAGTAGGCCAAGTGGTTACCAACACATTTAGCATCACCGGTACTGATCTGCGATGTACGGTCAGTGGAGGAGGCGTGCAGCCACTGGTTGAAAATGTCGAAGACCTTCAGGTGGTGTACGGCATTGATGATACCGATGTTTCCGGAAGCCCAAACTATCGGTCAGCTGATTTATATGTGTCAGCGCCCACTGTAGCACAGTTGCCAAGTGTCGTGACCGCGCGCGTTTGTGTGCAGATTAGATCGGCCAATAATGGTCTGACCACCTCTCCGCAAAGATATCTGAACTGTGCAGGTGCGCTAGGTGTCGATACCTCGGCGACGGGCTTTACCACAGCATCTGCCGGGGATCTGCGCCTGCATCGCAGCTTTGTGGCTACCTACAACCTGCGTAACCGCGTTGCTGCTGCGCCTTAA
- the pilV gene encoding type IV pilus modification protein PilV → MPLTKTQSGFTLLEVLVAIVVLSLGLIGLAGLQAASLSNNQTAYYRGIATQQAYDIADRLRANLAGAGSLHGFSYNNLTAGLPVGNPDCFAAACTPENMAISDHRQWNTANATLLPSGNGTVVCADGPAAAGCTAATGNWVFNITVMWTEKSMGGVADPSCPVGSPANMRCFVTSITP, encoded by the coding sequence ATGCCCCTGACCAAAACACAATCCGGCTTCACTCTGCTCGAAGTCCTTGTGGCAATCGTGGTGCTGTCACTTGGCTTGATCGGGCTGGCGGGATTGCAAGCCGCCAGCCTAAGCAACAATCAGACTGCCTATTATCGCGGCATTGCCACCCAACAGGCGTACGACATCGCCGATCGGTTGCGCGCCAATCTGGCTGGCGCGGGTTCGCTTCATGGTTTTAGTTACAACAATTTGACGGCAGGCCTCCCGGTTGGAAACCCCGACTGCTTCGCAGCGGCCTGCACCCCCGAAAATATGGCCATTTCCGACCATCGTCAGTGGAACACGGCCAATGCAACCTTGTTGCCTAGCGGCAATGGAACCGTCGTGTGTGCAGATGGCCCTGCTGCAGCGGGATGTACCGCAGCCACGGGCAACTGGGTATTCAACATCACCGTTATGTGGACTGAAAAGAGTATGGGAGGGGTCGCCGATCCGAGCTGTCCGGTCGGGTCGCCAGCCAACATGCGTTGCTTTGTGACGAGTATCACCCCATGA
- a CDS encoding GspH/FimT family pseudopilin, whose product MENKLPLLGKQRVDTLRGQTGLTLIELLVTIAILAILLSIAVPNFITFVQNSRLVGQTNDLVTALNYARSEAIKRGVRVSVCSRLDNATCSGATVFNWDAGWLVFINPNGDAMVDAGETVLQVRQPLENGNTLRTAVRQRVTYQSSGFSPNGDTFRLCDGRGPASGRAIMVSLQGRVTTNTGTSACP is encoded by the coding sequence ATGGAAAACAAACTCCCATTATTAGGTAAGCAAAGAGTCGATACATTGCGTGGGCAAACGGGGCTCACGCTAATCGAATTGCTGGTCACGATCGCAATTTTGGCAATTTTGCTGTCAATCGCTGTGCCCAACTTCATTACGTTTGTGCAGAACAGTCGCCTGGTCGGGCAAACGAATGACCTGGTCACCGCACTCAATTACGCCAGAAGTGAAGCCATCAAGCGCGGTGTTCGGGTTTCAGTATGTAGCCGTTTGGACAATGCTACCTGTTCAGGTGCGACTGTATTTAATTGGGATGCGGGCTGGCTGGTATTTATTAATCCCAATGGCGATGCAATGGTGGATGCAGGCGAAACAGTGCTGCAAGTGCGGCAACCGCTAGAAAATGGCAATACGCTACGCACGGCGGTGAGACAACGTGTAACGTATCAAAGCTCCGGTTTTTCCCCCAACGGTGACACTTTCCGTCTTTGCGACGGTCGTGGACCAGCAAGTGGGCGGGCCATTATGGTGAGTTTGCAAGGGCGGGTAACGACTAACACAGGAACCTCAGCATGCCCCTGA